From the genome of Nocardia mangyaensis:
TGGTCTGCAGACCCGGCGCCACGAACATCGACATGATCAGCACCAGCGCCATCGGCATGAACAGGCCGACCAGATTGCGGCGGGCGTCGACCAGATCGCGCACATAGGCGCGGACCGGGCCCTGATCGCGCGGCAGCAGGTACTTGTCCTCGCCGGCGAGCATGCGGGCGCGGCGCTCCTGCACGGCGGCGCGGCGATCGGCGGCGGCGGCCTTGCGGTCGGCCTTGGTGCCTTTGACCGCCTTGCGGCGGGCGCGGGCCTCCTTGCGGGTCAGCGGGGCGGGCGCCATCGGGCCACGCCGCTTTCCTTCTGCCTCACGCCTTTTCGGGGTGGGACGACCCTTGCCGGGGGTGGTCGAAGTGGGTGCGGTAGCGGTCTGTTCGACATCCTGCACCGAGGGGTCGACGGACTCGTCGATGGTGCTGGACTCGCCGCGACGGAACAATTTCACGTTCACCAGGCTATTCGATGACGGCGAGGAGGACGAAACGCGGTCCGGTTCGCGGTGTGGCCGGTCTCATCGCGGCCCGGGTGAGAGCTGGCTCACCCCGTGGTGGCGCGTAGGGTGGGGCGAAGCACCCAGGTCGTGTCCACGGGTTGCGGCCGGAGTGGCAAAATAGGAATAGCAGGTCGCGCGCTGGTGTTGAAATCAGTTGTGCGCTGTGCACCTGAGGTCCGTTGACGGGCTGACCGAACTAGGAGTGTCCATGACTGTGCAGAACGAGACCGCCACCGAGACCCACGGTGCGACGCTGACCGACGCTGCCGCCGCCAAGGCGAAGGCGCTGCTCGACCAGGAAGGTCGCGACGATCTCGCCCTGCGGATCGCCGTGCAGCCGGGTGGTTGTGCGGGTCTGCGCTACCAGCTCTTCTTCGACGATCGCGTCCTCGACGGTGACATCGTCGTCGACTTCTCCGGTGTGAAGCTGGCCGTCGACCGCATGAGCGCCCCTTACATCCAGGGCGCCTCGATCGACTTCGTCGACACCATCGAGAAGCAGGGCTTCACCATCGACAACCCCAACGCGACGGGTTCTTGCGCCTGCGGCGACTCGTTCAACTAGCGGCTGGCGCCGCGGGTTTTCGGCCTCGTGACCCCGCGCCCGAGGGGCGATACTCCGGCTTCGCCGTGACGTATCGCCCCTCGGTTGCGGGGCGGCCGAAAACGTTGTGGTCGGGTGGGGAGTCCGTAGGTGGGGGCATGAAGTACGAGTGGTTCACTCGTGAGGCGGGTCCGGTTCGGGGTGGCTGGGTTGCGCTGAGGTGAACCGTGGGGGTGTGTGCCTTGCTACCGTTGAAGTCCGGGATCGGTTGATTCCGGGCTTTTTCTGTTTCCTCGCCTAGCGTCGAAGGGGCCCTGCCTCGTGTCTGTTGCCGTGTCCGCGTCCATCGCCACCGACCACCTCATGCGTTTTCCGGGCAAGTTCGCCGATGTGCTGCTCGCCGATCAGCTCGATCATGTGTCCCTGAGTTTCCTCGTCGACGATCTGCAGATCCGTCGCGGCGGGGTGGCGGGCAACATCGCCTACGCGATGGGCCTGTTGAAGCAGCGGCCGCTGCTCGTCGGTGCGGTGGGTGCCGATTTCGCCGAGTACCGGCAGTGGCTCGAGAACAGCGGGGTCGACTGTTCGGCTGTGCACGTCTCGGCGAAGGCGCACACCGCCCGCTTCGTCTGCACCACCGACGAGGCGATGGCGCAGATCGCGTCGTTCTACCCCGGCGCGATGAGCGAGGCGCGCGATATCGACATCGCCGCTGTCGCCGCCGCGCACGAGGTCGACCTGGTGCTGGTCGGCGCCAACGATCCCGAGGCGATGGTCGCGCACACCCGCCAGGCCAAAGCGCAGGGCATCCCGTATGCCGCCGACCCGTCCCAGCAGCTGGCCCGCCTCGACGGCGAGCAGGCGACCGAACTCGTCGACGGCGCGGCCTACCTGTTCACCAACAAGTACGAGTGGGCCCTGCTGCTGCAGAAGACCGGCCTGACCGAAACCGAGATCGCCGCCAAGGTCGGCATCCGGGTGACCACGCTGGGCTCGGAGGGTGTTCTCGTCGTCGACGCCGACGGCACCGAGGTGCGCGTCGGGGTCGTGCCCGAGACCGCCAAGGTCGACCCGACCGGTGTCGGCGACGGCTTCCGCGCCGGCTTCCTCACCGCCCACCGCGCGGGCCTGAGCCTCGAACGCGCCGCCCAGCTCGGCTCCCTGATCGCCGTCCTGGTCCTGGAAACCACCGGCACCCAGGAATGGACCCTCGACACCGACGACGCCCTCGAACGCCTCACCAAGGCCTACGGCTCCGACGCCGCCGACGACCTGGCGTCGCTGCTCTAGTCCGGACACCCGACGAACGCCCCCTCGGATCCGTGGATCCGAGGGGGCGTTCTCGTCGGAGTTACAGCGAGACGGGGTACACCGGCTCCTGGATCTCGGGCTTGATGCGGTCTTCGACGAAGATGCCGTGCCAGACCATGAAGACGAGCAGGGTCCAGAGGCGGCGGCTGTGGTCGGCGACGCCTGCTCGGTGGTCGCGCAGCATCTGCAGGATGGCGGGCGTGTTCAGCAGGTGGTCGGTGTGGGACTCGGCGATCTGGGTCTCGGCCCAGTCGTAGAGTTCGGTGCCGCGCAGCCAATGCCGCAGTGGGACCGGGAAACCGAGCTTGGCGCGGTGCAGGACGTGATCGGGGACGATGCCGTCCAGTGCCCGGCGCAACGCGTACTTCGAGGTGTCGGAGGAGATCTTCTGCTCGTAGGGCAGCCCCTGGGCCACGCGCATGACCTCGTTGTCGAGGAACGGCACGCGCAGTTCCAGCGAGTTGGCCATGGTCATCTTGTCGGCCTTGACCAGGATGTCGCCGCGCAGCCAGGTGAACAGGTCGAGGTGCTGCATGCGGGTCACCGGGTCCCAGCCCGCGGACTGGGCGTAGATGGGGGCGGTGACGTCCTGGTGGGTCCACTCGGGACGGAACTCGCGCAGCACCGAGCGCAGCTGGGCGTCGTTGAAGCTGCGGGCGTTGCCGTAGTAGCGGTCCTCGAGCGAGAGCGACCCGCGCTGCAGCAGGGACTTGCCGCGTCTGCCGTCGGGCATCGCCTCGCCGAGCTTGCCCGCGAGCCTGCGCAGCCCGGCGGGCAGGTACTCGAAGGGCTTGAGCGACAACGGTTCCCGGTAGATGGTGTAGCCGCCGAACAACTCGTCGGCGCCCTCGCCGGACAGCACCACCTTGACGTGCTTGCGGGCCTCCTTGGCCACGAAGTACAGCGGGACCAGCGCCGGGTCGGCGACCGGGTCGTCGAGGTACCAGACGATCTCGGGGATCGCGGCGGCGAACTCGGCGGGGGAGACCACCTTGACGATGTGGCGCGCGCCGATCAGTTCGGCGCTCTCGGCGGCCACGTCGACCTCCGAGTAGCCCTCGCGCTCGAACCCGGTGGTGAAGGTGATCAGCTTCGGGTTGTGCCGCATGGCCAGCGCCGCGATGGCGGTGGAGTCGATGCCGCCGGACAGGAACGAACCGACGGTGACATCGGCGCGCATGTGCTTGGCGACGGAGTCCTCGAGCGCCGCGGCGATCTCGTCGTAGCGGGCCTGCGCGGCATCGGTGTCGATTCCGCCCCCGGCTCGCCGTGTGGTCGCCGGGGCGAACGGGCGGACCCGGAAGTCGGGACGGAAGTAGCGGGTGGCCTTCGGCTCCTCGCCGACCTCGATCGTGGCGTAGGTGCCGGATTCGAGACGGCGGATATTCTTGTGCAGCGACTCCGGCTCCGGCACGTACTGCAGCACCGTGTAGTGCTCGAGCGCGCGCGGGTCGAGCTCGTCGGACACCCCGAGCGGGCCCAGCAGTTCCAGAACGCTCTTCTTCTCGCTGGCGAAGGCGGTGCCGCCGGGGCCGGTCGCGATGAACAGCGGCTTGATGCCGAACGGATCGCGCGCGAGGAACAATTCCCGCTTCTCGGTGTCCCAGATCGCGAAGGCGAACATGCCGCGCAGCTTGCGCACGGCCTCGGGGCCCCAGAAGTGGAAGGCGGCCACGATGGACTCGCCGTCACCGTCGGTGGCGAAGATCTTGCCGTCGGGGAACTCGCTCGCGTGCTCGGCGGCGAGCTGTTCGCGCAGTTCGAGGTAGTTGTAGATCTCGCCGTTGAACGTCATCGCGTAGCGCTGCGGGTTCTCGGCGGGGCCCCAGCGCAGCGGCTGGTGCGAGTGTTCGATGTCGATGATCGAGAGGCGGTTGAAGCCGAAGATCATGTGCTCGTCGTGCCAGGTGCCCTTCTCGTCCGGGCCGCGATGCCGCTGGCAGTGCAGCGCGTCGTACACCTGGTCGACCACCTCGGTCGTCGCCGGATCAGCGGTCAGGAATCCGAGCAGTCCGCACACGGTGTCGGCAACCTTCTCTCGTTCGATGATGGGATGGCCACTGACGGGCCGAAACGCTGTGTCCGAGTATGCCGCACGCCCACGCGACGCGCCGCGCGCAACCCGGCCCAGCGGCCTTTCCCACCCCGCCCCGGTGTCAAACCGCAGGTCGCCGTGTCTGGTGCGGTGATTGCGGAGTGTCGAATGCGACCCCGCGACAAGACGGTGCCCGCTTTGGTCTACGCTGCGTAGTACTCAGGTCCTTCTCAGGTGTGCAGGCATCACAGCGGCAATACTCGAGGGCGGCCTGAAACGTGCTTGAAAAACGTGTCGGAACGGGCGAATCGCGGCCCGGACGACGCGATGTGTCGGAATGTGTGGCGACCAGGAAGGCGTGAGCGTGGCGCACAAGGCG
Proteins encoded in this window:
- a CDS encoding DUF3043 domain-containing protein, whose translation is MQDVEQTATAPTSTTPGKGRPTPKRREAEGKRRGPMAPAPLTRKEARARRKAVKGTKADRKAAAADRRAAVQERRARMLAGEDKYLLPRDQGPVRAYVRDLVDARRNLVGLFMPMALVLIMSMFVAPGLQTIVTLAMLVMMMFMIIEGFVLGKIVNNRVIERFPDTTDTGFKLGWYSFVRASQIRKMRAPKPRVGPGDAV
- a CDS encoding HesB/IscA family protein produces the protein MTVQNETATETHGATLTDAAAAKAKALLDQEGRDDLALRIAVQPGGCAGLRYQLFFDDRVLDGDIVVDFSGVKLAVDRMSAPYIQGASIDFVDTIEKQGFTIDNPNATGSCACGDSFN
- a CDS encoding carbohydrate kinase family protein, which produces MRFPGKFADVLLADQLDHVSLSFLVDDLQIRRGGVAGNIAYAMGLLKQRPLLVGAVGADFAEYRQWLENSGVDCSAVHVSAKAHTARFVCTTDEAMAQIASFYPGAMSEARDIDIAAVAAAHEVDLVLVGANDPEAMVAHTRQAKAQGIPYAADPSQQLARLDGEQATELVDGAAYLFTNKYEWALLLQKTGLTETEIAAKVGIRVTTLGSEGVLVVDADGTEVRVGVVPETAKVDPTGVGDGFRAGFLTAHRAGLSLERAAQLGSLIAVLVLETTGTQEWTLDTDDALERLTKAYGSDAADDLASLL
- the asnB gene encoding asparagine synthase (glutamine-hydrolyzing), with the translated sequence MCGLLGFLTADPATTEVVDQVYDALHCQRHRGPDEKGTWHDEHMIFGFNRLSIIDIEHSHQPLRWGPAENPQRYAMTFNGEIYNYLELREQLAAEHASEFPDGKIFATDGDGESIVAAFHFWGPEAVRKLRGMFAFAIWDTEKRELFLARDPFGIKPLFIATGPGGTAFASEKKSVLELLGPLGVSDELDPRALEHYTVLQYVPEPESLHKNIRRLESGTYATIEVGEEPKATRYFRPDFRVRPFAPATTRRAGGGIDTDAAQARYDEIAAALEDSVAKHMRADVTVGSFLSGGIDSTAIAALAMRHNPKLITFTTGFEREGYSEVDVAAESAELIGARHIVKVVSPAEFAAAIPEIVWYLDDPVADPALVPLYFVAKEARKHVKVVLSGEGADELFGGYTIYREPLSLKPFEYLPAGLRRLAGKLGEAMPDGRRGKSLLQRGSLSLEDRYYGNARSFNDAQLRSVLREFRPEWTHQDVTAPIYAQSAGWDPVTRMQHLDLFTWLRGDILVKADKMTMANSLELRVPFLDNEVMRVAQGLPYEQKISSDTSKYALRRALDGIVPDHVLHRAKLGFPVPLRHWLRGTELYDWAETQIAESHTDHLLNTPAILQMLRDHRAGVADHSRRLWTLLVFMVWHGIFVEDRIKPEIQEPVYPVSL